In Cryptomeria japonica chromosome 5, Sugi_1.0, whole genome shotgun sequence, the genomic window tgtcggcttaagaccaaaacaacaataacaaatccataaatcatcctgaaacatctcggtaacttgtagagaacatgttatcatgatactggtccataacctagataggtactagacctattctgggtccaccacatcaaagcaatgtcttcaagaagttgaagtacaatcaaagaacatcttcaacatcctaaaatccatctagaagctgcaccaacaccaattatgcatcctgtcaagattcctcagtgaaagctctgctaataaaaccttaaaccagtgtcaataagggtttaccaaagtgtatgatagcatccaattaccaagtcaataccatctgaccaagacatgctctagaagcacgtaccacatgtaaccaatcacattctatagatccaaacatgtcggaagtgtccaaaagatagtctcttctatcggtaaccaaccataacaactagtgttgacatcaatgactaaacattaatacaacacataatcaattcatccataataccaacaggttCATGCTATCAGGGATACACTCCAATAATTGGGTACAATCCTATTGTGGATATAGTATTTCGAGTTATAGGATTTAGTCTTGCAACATATTTTCACTATATATTATTGGCAATTAGTTCATATCTTAAAATTCCTAAATGTTGGTAATGATGGACCCATACATGAACACATGGGAAGTTATGAATGTTATGTAATTATAATTAAAGAATTGGGGGCTTACCCACTCCTCCCTTCTTTTACGTACCAAGGAAGCCTATAGTCATTTCTTAAATACCTTTATGCCTCACAAAGCGTAAACAAAAAATGCAACTCTAATACCAGTTCTAGTACTTGGCTCAATAAGTTCCTTCTTCTAATGAACCTTCCCATCTAGTCCATCATCAAATATTTCTCAACAAAAATGTTCATTGCTAATAGATTCATTAAAtagtaaaataaatacattttaattgatataaatatcataactATTGACTTTATGTATGTTATTTATAAAATAGGTAGCTCATTTAAATAGGTATTGTTGTTTTATGAAAATAATTACTCTTATATATACAACTATTAGGTGACAATGTATGTGTATTGGAGTAGTTCATATTAATATAAAAGGTGAACATAATAAATACCCGATCCTTTACAATGAAATATGAAAGGTAGTCTATAAGTTTTATGATCATTGAAAATTgaatatcaattttattttaaataataatgtgGTTTTTATTATATATTTGTTTGTATTCAACAATTGGTCCATTCacgtacaacctgagttggcctagtggtggagaacttgtgctcttgaaatagaggtcatAAGTTCAAATCCCataaagggggtagggtatgtacaccttatcggctttggctcattacctatcaaaaaaaaaaaacaattggtCCATTCACATTGGATATAAacattaaagatatcaagatttaTGGTTACCAAAAGATAATGAGGTCAATTAGGTTGTGTAAGttatatttcaaataaaaatatattgtttgcctaacaaaaaaatcttttatttttgTTCAACTACTAGGGATGCCATGGTTAAGTTTTGGTCAAAtcttaaaaaaatcattttaaggACACTTCTCATTAGACATGATGCAACAAGCTCTATGATGTGTTACACCTAAAAGTTTTAGTAGTAGTTAGATAAGAAATCATTTCACATTTCTAAAATACAAGAAATTGTATGATATTTTAGGTAGTGACATGCTCACAAAGTTAGTCCACACAACTATTGTCCCTTCTCCCTTATTATGTAGGATGAGATTttaatcaattgaaatttgaaattgatgattaattatatttttctaaatattttttataattatcattttaaattatttttaacattaagatgtaatttatttttaaaaatcatatattttatattattttcacattcaaaaaaaattccttgctcaaataaaattataaaagcatacatattttttttataaatttttgtacattaatttatattatatgaaTAAAAATCGACAAAAAGATACACCTATAAAGTCTTAATAAGATAGAGTCTACTCATAAAAAGAACACTATTAAGAAAAAATTGCTATCATCACACCTAATCCCATGCATTTGCTGCTTGATGTTGTCATCAAGATAATTCTACAGTAACATCACATTCCTGCATAGGAATGTCCTCGACCTAGTCACTCCGGAACGAGTTACAAAGAAATAGTGATGGGCCAACAATTATTTGATTTTGATGAAGTGGATGCTTGGCATTTTCATAGCATATTCGTAGGATTAATTTTTAACCAGAAGGACAACAGCTAACTCTATTTGATTGGAGAGATACTCCTCAAACTTAGCAGCTGCTCTTTTACCAATTCTCAAGAAGAATTCGTCTGTCAAACTCTCACATCCCAAATGAGCTTCCACTATATTCTCTAAGAGTGCTCTGTAATGGTTGCCTACACATCTCCCGAAcgcctcctcctcccctctcctcaTCTCTGTCATGGGATGCAAAGGAAATTCTCCCAACACCCTTACACTCTCCAGCCTGAACGCCCCTTGTCTCTTAACTATGCTCTCCAACTCTTCCGGATTTGGACCGAACCAGGGTAGGTTGAAGGATTCCCACTTCTCTTTCTCGATAAAACCCTGTCCCATGTAAACAAAATGCATCACCATTTCATCCTTGTAGATACTCAAATGGGTACGTTAATCTGGATTTCAACTCTTGTAGAAAAGTTATTGAAGtaaaagaaaacaataaatatGATAGAAGAAAGGTGTGTGTTATATGTGTGTTAAATCTACCTCATTCACCAGCTCTTGGAATGCATATTCAAAATGACGAGCGATAACTCCTAGTGTTCCTTGCTCCTCCATTACGTGTGTCCCTCCATTACGACCCACCAGAGATATAAACACACATCCCCCATCAACTGTCTCTTCTGCCCGGGCATTTAAAAACCTTGTGAAGTCTGTGTTAAACTGATGTAGATAACCAGTTCCCACTGCCTCCTCACAATCACTTGAAACGTACACACGAGGAGATCTTCTTTCTCGAACAGTCTCTGGCACCTGCGTTTACATCTTATCATGAGACAACTATATGGAATTCAGCCATAGACAATTTAGGGTTTATTACTCACCTTTGATAGCCAGTGGAGACTGAGAGAAGAATGACAGAAATGCAGGCTTTTTCGTGGGAACAAACGACTGAAATGTGACCCACAAACAGCCGCTGCAACGTAAGATCCTGTAGCCACTGGGTTGGTATCACCATCGTGTTCTGCATCGGCATAGGCTTGTTGGGTCCGAGGCATCGTTCGAAGCAGTGAATTGAAATCATTGAAGGGAAGATCAGCAAAATATACTTCAAATTCTGGCTCCTCCCCTTCCCCAAGTGAGCATTTCACAGCTCTAACAATGGTGTCTGCTACCAGAAGAGTATTCCCCCCTGTGCCACAGCCGAAATCTGCTATACTAAATATGCCGGCCCCATTCAACTTCACTCTCATCTTTTCATAAATAGCGCCCTCCAGAATTGGTATCACAACCCGGATCATCTTTATCTACACTCATCAGTTTACATGAAGAAATTCCTATTTAAACACATTGAAATGAAAACATCACAAAGAATTGCAGTGTGTTTTAACCTAAAATCGGCATCAATAACAATCAGTTTTAAAGGAAAACAACTGGTGCTAAACTGTGAATAAGAAGACGCAAGGCACCTGAACTGATAGAGAATTAAGAGCATAACTGGAATCTCCATGGCCACCTATCATGCCCAGCACATTCTCCACTACCCATTGAGACTGAGAATGATGATTAATCATCTCCATTAGACCCTGCTAACTTTATATTGAGCTCAGAGCAATATCGCTCTTTTTATAGAGATTAATCAATGACATCCCATCTCTTTTTATAGACATTAATCGATGACATCCCATCTGTGATAATAaaatcttctctttttttttcattagTGAAATTGAATGGTTCTTATGAGTTACTTTTAGTTTTTGTTTTGTAGTCAAAAAGGTTTCAGTTTAAGACATTGCTTTCTTATTCATAAATGGGTCTCAATCTACTAGCCAAATAGAATGGTTCTGAATAAGTTCACCTGTCAGTCCTTGATTATCAGCTGAAGAAGTTTTAATCCAAGATTCATCTATTATTGAAATTGAATGGTTCACAGGGGCACTCTTTGATTTTTCAGCTGTCAAGGTTTCTATTTAAGACTATTCTCTCTTATAAGATTACTGTTCTTGGTCTATTACTAAAATTGAATGGTTCTAATGAGTTACATCCAACCTTTGATTCTCAGTGGAAAAAGTTCAGTCTAAAACTGTCTCCTTCTATGAAATAGTGGGTCACCATCTACTAGCAAAATTGAATGGTTCTGAATGAATCCACCTATCAATCCTTAATTCTGGACTGAAAAAGTTTTAATAAAAGATTCATTGAATGGTTATTAATGAACGACAAATTCTGTCTAACACTTTGCTCTCCTATAAAATTACTGTACTTGTCTAGGACTCAAATTGAAATTGAATAGGACAATGAAAAGCGCAAGGAATGTAACGTGCAGCATGTCTTATCTGTACCGACAGATTTGCTCACATTAATTTGTAACTACGCTCCCTAATATTTCGCGTTCCAATTAGTGAATCCGAGGTTAGAACATGGGAAACTCGTTATTCGTTAAACCATTACAAGCTTTTCgtgaaattaaaataatttatcaaaatatGTTTGAACAAATTAAGTGGTTTTTATTTTATTGATAAAGTTGAATAGTTTATTGAAAATATACAAAATATTTAACATGATATAGTTAGTTGAATAGATTTTTCTCAATCATTAATGCACTCTTAAAttttcattctataattttcaaaataattttattaatttatatttttaaattaataaattaaatattatttcaattTTTGAGATaactatttaatataattttaattatataataatgTGAATTCATATGGTTCTAAATGATGATGAAATTCATATATGACATTGAGATAGAAGCAATAAGAAGAAATATCTTTCATTATAAGTAAAGAGGATAATGATTTTAATGTGTATTTTAGGTATTGTAGGTAAGTGGAAGGGGATCAAGGTTTAGTCTAAAAAATACAAAGTTAGTGAAAAGAAtatgatttatattttatattttcttacTCTTATCTTTCATAAGTATACTTCCAAAAATCGCACACACTTGAAATTTCAAActtatatattatacatataaGATTCTAGGTTTGTGAAGAATAAAAAATAAGCATCATCAACCTACAATTTTAGAATGAAGCATCCCTAGAATTTATAAGATTCAATAGCAAATATGTCACGTGCCTTTGTTTGATGCATGTCATAATATTCAAAAGAAAGAGTAATGGCTCTTCCCACCTACTTACCAAGAAAAACCTCAATTTCCCATTTCATCCATTAAATTTTCATTCTTTCAAGTAAGAAAAGCTCTAACTTTCAAGCTAATGAAACTTTATCAAAATGATTTAAGCCATTGGAAGCACTCAAGATCTTTTCCTTGGATGCACTTGAGTACGTAGTAGACCAAGCTTCCTCCATTAGCAAATCCATTGTTTATCTCAAAGAGGGAGGAAAAAAGTTGTTGGTAATAATCCCATTACTATTTTGTATAATAGTCTTTAAATATTACTTTCCATTTGCATCAATAATCAAAATTTGTGTATCAAGTAGTGACTTTTTTTCAATAGTAAGGTTAGTTCTACCAATTTATTTATCAAATAGTGGCTTTCTCTTTCTAGTAAGAATGCCAAAATCAAATAGATCCACTCATGATAGATGTTGTAGTTCCAAGGAAACCCAAGAGCAACAAGCTCATAAATGAGCTCAATGTCTAGAACATCATAAGTTGGAACTAATAGCTTCTCAACCGAAAATTCATAGCATTGACTATTTTGAGTCATGTCAACCAAatatttgatgaatttcataacatttatttattttattactcaAATTAGAGATTTTTTCAAACTATAATATGCAAAGTATTTCTTAAGACTATCCATCATTCATTTATATGGGAACAATTTCTCATAATTTGTAAAATATTCACCATTCACTTGTTTGATGAtggtgtagtcaccggttaggagggacctcaaacagATCAATTCGTACcgagcagcaagagtaaacacaatggaaacaagaggatatgatggaggcaatgtagaactgaatggattagatcatgaaaactaattacaaataaCAGGTAACATTTGAGTTGCAAGATTCAACTCAttggcctactacatacatgctcaatcaCATAATCGGTCAACTTTGGACCTCGAAATCTTAATATTTACCTTCTAAATTCTCTGGAATGAATTCTAATTCTCAATTATAATGATTAATATGATCCAGGGAGATCTGATTAGCCCAAAAAGGggtcaaatgtcgaagaacaagatcaaatgtgtaaaaccaacaggtcaacctccaccaaagaaattcctctagaaaatccaaggtaagaagtgtggatcaaagggaaggtttgCCACATGCCAATGATCATCGAAATCAACAAACTGGAGCTTTGCAAGCTAcgaaaaggatccacaagattcaccaatagagaAAACTATCTTGAAATCTAGTAGCAATAAcctgccgaaaaatgatccaaattctccacgattttaggaataaggaagatgatcatgtcctcaagcaaaataCAGCTTCACAAGATCCAATGAGCTAATGCAAGGAAATCTAGAAAAAAacattgaaactgcaaaacaaaaaacaaacaaaaaataaatgtttttgggttatgcaagattgccaagaatcaggATTGCTCCCGCGTCAGACATCCAGGATTGTTGAAAAAATGAGTtactcactttgctggggtcaaagaAAAAACAAGGCGGTCCACCtgttcttgagaaatccaagatgaatcctcAACGAGCctgtccttccacttcataagatactccttatactgactgctccaggttctacgcccaatcctactgtccaaaatatcttTAATATGATCTGGCTCCTTCCGGGGAAAccgtttctccaagtctgcaatatcgTCTTCACTGAActctgattcatgatactgatgtagatctacaatattgaatataggtgaaatacttaaacTATCTGGTAGCTCTTTATATGCATTTCTGAAATTGAACTTCCTTAAGATCTTACAAGGTTCAaaattcctcatctgcaacttgttataggttccgaCTAGAAATCTTTCTTTCCTCGGtaataccatcacttcattgccaacttcaaattccttatgtctcctcttgtcatatgctttctccttatatttgttgttcatatcctccaaatgttgcttaacctaaatatgtaaGGTCTTCATATGATGTACAAATTATTTTTCTTctgcactcctcttgtcttcattactgatatctctcaattttgatatacctctagggtgtgctctagtaacaatctcaaaaggtgttcttctggtactcctgttcactgaattattataggaaaactcttcttgtgcaagaatcaaatcccaacttctttttttctctccaactaagcatctcaaaaaatttctcaaaactcCATTTTATTACCTTCgtctatccatcagtttgtgggtgaaaagtagaactaaatttcagatttgtcttcatgtTCTTCTAAAGTGTTCTCCGGAactaaccaacaaacttagtgtctctgtctaaaactatgctcttaggtaatccatgcaatctcactacctccttgaaaaataagtcagctacatgcactACATCTAATGTATTCTTACAAGGTTTAAAATGAACCATCTTCAGGAATCCATCCACCACCACATATATGGAATCATTTCCTCTgcgtgtcttaggaaatccaagtatgaaatccatgcttatgtcttcctaAGGTCTGTCTGGTACTATCAAAGGCTTGTACAAtctcacattctgactactaccttttgcaacttgacaaactctatatcTCTATACAAATTTTATAACATCCTTACAAATCTGAGGCCAAAAGTTATGTTcattcaccaatgctactattttatcaacaccaaagtgtccgactaatcctccactatgattCTGCTTTATCAGATTcttcctcatagaactcttaggtatacacaactgaactcctcttaataacatcccatcctgaatgaagtaatccaaccactaaCTTTTGTgcaccataaccagttctctacatgctttccaaggttctgcaaaatctgggtcatcatcatacaaggtctttaacTCTTCAAATACTAATCCAGTCACTCTAATCTATGTTTTTatattcctccttctactcaatgcatcataaactttgtttgactttccatTTCTATTCTTCGACACAAAGGTGtaatatgtctctgattcaacttactttgactattcaaatactgcaaggcttgatggtcagtatacaacacaaattccttaggcaatagATAATATCTCCATTTCTTATGGGCtttaactatggcataaaattcttgatcataaactaaatatctcctcttggcatcattcaacttctcactaaaataagctaccgcTCTCCCTTCCTGTCTTAACACGACTCCAATTGTGTTACCACAtacatcacagtccacttgaaataatttgttgaaatttggtaaagctaacacaggttgctcagtgacgagtgaactcacaataatggttcccacttttttgccacttttgacattgagatgaacaattttaaaataatattcaacttctaacaactataacttttaaactattaataatttgaagatgatgtaaatgagtgatttgtagcattttgtctatatatatatatatatatttcaatttttttttaaggttttttctttaatttttccatctccctcgaaaagtagatttttacagcaaactacattttttaagagtgacgtgcctctcgaaatgcataaatttttttctataaataattaaaactcaattatttcaaaatttggtttgtaacatcaatatccagggcttgcatttggtttgatagtgatatgttcaatatttttcattttattaagttttgaagtttgactaattatattttagacataggtgtacgtttgaacacataacttgttctatatatatcgaaattcaattttattcattttgttagaaagaagacatcaatacctaggacatagatatttttttgaatttttttgagttaGGTTACTATTTTTCCTAGTGCGTTGAATAGAGaaattcatgtttggtgaaaaacctatgtttggtaaaataaaaaaaacaagttcataataaactcaatatgtaataaaattatagtcattggaaagatttCTTTGAGGAAtaccatactacattttgggttgtcaagatcattccatttgagcattcaaccagaggtttgaaggccaaaaatttgcaaaaaaatgtaaaaagcttcagagaagtgtaaaaaaaggggttcgaacgaggggggttcgagcgaaccctgccaatataattaaaaaatgacataaagaagcattaaaggtgcttcactCGAAAGAGGGGGTTCGTGTGAAGTGGGGGGTTTGcttgaaccccaaagggtagttcattCGAGAACCCCCACTTCGCTCAAACCCCCTCCAAATTTTTTTCCTCCCATCTCATTTTTCCTttgtgggtgaaagtgggaaccattattgtgaacttaCCCTGAACTTCTACTTCAGTAATTAAAAATCTTATttgtctcagtcataggactacaaactgaactaaaatttttgataagCTTCTAGTAGAAACTATCCAatctatgaaatgatcttacctctccaatgctttccggtgtatgCCATCCAACAATTGTTCTTACCTTCTTAGGGTCTATCTTCAATCCATTcgtagatatcacaaatccaaaatagactaactcttctttcatgaaactgcacttctttatatttattagcaacttttcttctctcaacctctgcaaaacttgtcttaaatgtaaCAAATGCTCCTCCTTTtccttactaaaaattagaatgtcatcaaaatataaaataacaaacttacccaataatttcttgaatatttcattcatcaacctcatgaaagtactcagtgcattagtcaacccaaaaggcatcaacaaccattcatacagtccttcatttctcttgaatattgtcttccactcatctccttattTGATTCTAATATGATGAAATCCACTCTCCAGGTCTATCTTTGtatagtatttggctccactcaaacaatgcATTATGTCATGCATCTTAGGTAAAAGAAATcggtacttcactatgatcttgtttattgctcttgaattggtacacatccttcattctccattcttcttaggtcctAACATTGTTGGTACTAcataaggactcaaactttctttgatcaaacctttcctcaatagtccctgcacttgtctatttaactCCTCATTCTCTATCCATGTCATTTGGTGTGAAACTTGCTCCgagaactaggtccatgcaatgactgatactctgcacaggtggtaatccatcaagaaCATTATCTAAAAGGATTTCTTCATACTATGTCAACAATTattttatctcctctggttgttcttcttcatgctccaatTTCTCAGTCtttttaggaactaaggaaaaacacacattttcatgtctcattccatccaagaatttccttccatacaccaaacagattctagcaatcttacagacttcactctttaggggatcctccaagggtaacaaggtttgtttcatccaatttgccacaatagtgtatatgttctttcttccatcatgtattgcctatgtatcaaactgccaaggtctatgcaacaaaaggtgacaaatatccataggcataatgtcACACAAAAATaaatcatgataattcccaattttcaatttcaccaagcatttatcacttactaacaacttatgatcatcctgaatccatgctatctgataaggcttagggtgtttcaatctttccaacttcaatttattcaccatttttttctaaaataagattatccaaactaccactatcaataactactttacaacacttaccagataccttacatctggtcttgaacaaaaaaTTTCTccgcaagggctcttcatcctctctggtatgacacaaagcgcttctcatcatcaatagttctccatattCGGGTTTGTTAGCTAatctggtggggctttcttctaccaatgttgttctcccagtgTTCTCTAACTTCTTgcattcaaaagcatgatgtccttctcctccataattGTAGAAAGTCCCTCTAAATaatctcttgtcttgtcttttgtcttcttttccaaaaccctcattccaATAGCCATCAGGTTGTCTtctccgatagaaatttctatcatcaaTCCGGTATGGActaccatcttttcttacttccttgtccttattaTGACCtatgcaggttcctcttcctctaggatatccTCTTCCTCATTGAAATCTCCcttcagaaaaccttccacctcgaCCTCTCTATCACTGCTCatttcttttgttcaacttctcttcttctttcgataagcttcttcaacagtctacaacttgatcaaactgagttcatcttgtatagacatttgcaatccattcaaatatcttgcaacttgtttaacctcatcatcgacatgtccggATCTAATAttgaacttgtaaaatgcttcagtatactccttcacactagattctttctgcttcaacTTTTGCAACTTCTGGAATATATTTACTTGATAATTAGCTGGCATAAACTTGAATTTTAACTAAGCAACCATCCGCtcccatgttttgatcttttttttacctcttctctatctatcagcctgcaaattctcccaccaaagagatgcatgacctttccaccgggtacaagcatatttcaccttctttTCCTCTGTGGTGTActcaaaattaaaatacttcttcatcttcaagatccaatccataaattcatctgaatccaacttaccatcaCACTTCAATGGGGTAAAATATGGTATTGTATTCACCCtattcaaaaccctcaagaacatcTCTTCATCCAGATTGATCACCAGTGAATTTGCTATGGTTTCCactggtgcttcttcttcttcatcttcacttaca contains:
- the LOC131043102 gene encoding indole-3-acetate O-methyltransferase 1 isoform X2; amino-acid sequence: MIRVVIPILEGAIYEKMRVKLNGAGIFSIADFGCGTGGNTLLVADTIVRAVKCSLGEGEEPEFEVYFADLPFNDFNSLLRTMPRTQQAYADAEHDGDTNPVATGSYVAAAVCGSHFSRLFPRKSLHFCHSSLSLHWLSKVPETVRERRSPRVYVSSDCEEAVGTGYLHQFNTDFTRFLNARAEETVDGGCVFISLVGRNGGTHVMEEQGTLGVIARHFEYAFQELVNEGFIEKEKWESFNLPWFGPNPEELESIVKRQGAFRLESVRVLGEFPLHPMTEMRRGEEEAFGRCVGNHYRALLENIVEAHLGCESLTDEFFLRIGKRAAAKFEEYLSNQIELAVVLLVKN
- the LOC131043102 gene encoding indole-3-acetate O-methyltransferase 1 isoform X1, translated to MEMINHHSQSQWVVENVLGMIGGHGDSSYALNSLSVQIKMIRVVIPILEGAIYEKMRVKLNGAGIFSIADFGCGTGGNTLLVADTIVRAVKCSLGEGEEPEFEVYFADLPFNDFNSLLRTMPRTQQAYADAEHDGDTNPVATGSYVAAAVCGSHFSRLFPRKSLHFCHSSLSLHWLSKVPETVRERRSPRVYVSSDCEEAVGTGYLHQFNTDFTRFLNARAEETVDGGCVFISLVGRNGGTHVMEEQGTLGVIARHFEYAFQELVNEGFIEKEKWESFNLPWFGPNPEELESIVKRQGAFRLESVRVLGEFPLHPMTEMRRGEEEAFGRCVGNHYRALLENIVEAHLGCESLTDEFFLRIGKRAAAKFEEYLSNQIELAVVLLVKN